In 'Nostoc azollae' 0708, the following are encoded in one genomic region:
- a CDS encoding SDR family oxidoreductase, translated as MTLLIVGATGTLGRQLARRAIDEGYKVRCLVRSTKKASFLKEWGAELVRGDLCTPQTLEAALAGVTEVIDASTSRPTDSLTIKQVDWEGKVALIQAAKVAGVERFIFFSILDADKYPNVPLMEIKRCTELFLAESGLNYTILRLAGFMQGLIGQYGIPILENQPVWVTGSSSPVAYMDTQDIAKFAICALSVPETQNQAFPVVGTRAWSAEEIINICERLSGKDARVTRMPIGLLRSVQGLLRFFQWGWNVADRLAFTEVLASGIALNAPMDEVYTVFGLDKQQTATVETYLQDYFSRIMKKLKELDYEKTKNKKQKDTKTPFKQSSKVNSQ; from the coding sequence ATGACATTATTAATCGTCGGTGCCACTGGCACCTTAGGAAGACAATTGGCTCGTCGTGCTATCGATGAGGGATATAAGGTACGCTGTTTAGTCCGAAGTACGAAAAAAGCTTCATTTCTTAAAGAATGGGGAGCAGAACTGGTCAGAGGAGACTTGTGTACACCCCAAACCCTAGAAGCAGCATTAGCAGGTGTAACCGAAGTGATAGATGCTTCTACATCTCGCCCCACAGATTCATTAACTATTAAACAGGTAGATTGGGAAGGTAAGGTAGCATTAATTCAAGCAGCAAAAGTAGCTGGTGTGGAGCGTTTTATCTTCTTTTCAATTCTTGATGCTGATAAATATCCCAACGTACCGCTGATGGAAATTAAGCGGTGTACCGAATTGTTTCTAGCTGAATCTGGCTTAAATTATACAATTCTCCGTTTAGCTGGGTTTATGCAGGGATTAATTGGTCAATATGGCATACCCATTTTGGAAAATCAGCCGGTGTGGGTGACCGGTTCTTCATCACCTGTAGCTTATATGGATACTCAGGATATTGCTAAATTTGCTATTTGCGCTTTGAGTGTGCCAGAAACCCAAAATCAAGCTTTCCCTGTGGTTGGTACTCGTGCTTGGAGTGCAGAAGAAATAATTAACATTTGCGAACGCTTGTCTGGGAAAGATGCCAGAGTAACACGGATGCCCATTGGCTTACTGCGTAGTGTACAGGGGTTGCTGCGGTTTTTTCAATGGGGATGGAATGTTGCCGACAGACTAGCTTTTACAGAAGTTTTAGCCAGTGGAATAGCCCTAAATGCTCCAATGGATGAAGTATATACAGTATTTGGTTTAGACAAACAACAAACAGCTACTGTAGAAACATACTTGCAAGACTATTTCAGCCGGATTATGAAAAAGCTGAAAGAGTTAGACTATGAAAAAACTAAGAATAAAAAGCAAAAAGATACAAAGACTCCTTTTAAACAGTCTTCAAAAGTTAATAGCCAATAA
- a CDS encoding endonuclease/exonuclease/phosphatase family protein, with protein sequence MKITVMSFNLRYDKPDSGVRQWEKRIGAIASVIQHYQPDLIGTQEGKTPQLSNLQALLPEYKFIGGDRTGTGEGEHCAVFYNPQRLELQQTKDFYLSDTPEIPGSITWDTRLPRMATWANFTVGNPSISLTIVNTHLDHENAKARELGAALVILRLMEFPSEDYLLLTGDFNANPTTLARMILADNYKIQDALATLPLDKQKTFHEFTGEAWDAIDTIYCDRRFQIEQVIIDRQQWEDIWPSDHFPVIVKLQTVSS encoded by the coding sequence TCCGCTACGACAAACCGGATTCGGGGGTCCGTCAGTGGGAAAAGCGTATAGGTGCCATCGCATCGGTCATTCAACACTATCAACCTGATTTAATTGGTACACAAGAGGGTAAAACCCCTCAGCTTAGTAATTTACAAGCACTTTTACCAGAATATAAATTTATTGGGGGCGATCGCACTGGGACAGGAGAAGGTGAACACTGTGCAGTTTTTTACAATCCCCAACGCTTAGAACTTCAGCAAACCAAAGATTTTTACCTCAGCGATACTCCAGAAATTCCTGGTAGTATTACTTGGGACACTCGCTTACCACGCATGGCAACTTGGGCTAATTTTACAGTTGGTAATCCTAGTATTTCTCTAACTATTGTCAATACTCATTTAGATCACGAAAATGCTAAAGCTAGAGAGTTAGGTGCAGCTTTAGTTATTCTACGTTTAATGGAATTTCCGTCAGAAGATTATTTACTGCTAACAGGGGATTTTAACGCTAATCCCACTACCTTAGCACGGATGATCTTAGCCGATAATTACAAAATACAAGATGCTTTAGCAACTCTTCCCTTAGACAAACAGAAAACCTTTCATGAGTTTACAGGTGAAGCTTGGGATGCGATAGATACGATATATTGTGATCGCCGTTTCCAAATCGAACAAGTAATTATTGACCGTCAACAGTGGGAAGATATTTGGCCTTCTGATCATTTTCCTGTAATTGTAAAATTACAGACAGTTTCATCTTAA
- the pdxA gene encoding 4-hydroxythreonine-4-phosphate dehydrogenase PdxA → MTNQGPRLAVTLGDPAGIGSEVILKALADSEVTQNCHVVVVGCRDLLTKEYKNLTANTSNWVYLANPADLSVIDVPHSDEIMTGVGNEVSGAASFAYMECAIAQTLAGDFDGIVTAPIAKSAWKAAGCNYPGQTELLAEKAGVERFGMLFVARSPFTGWTIRALLATTHIPLCKVSETLTPQLLTMKLDLLEECLQRDFGIENGRIAIAGLNPHSGEMGQLGREEIDWLIPWLQEERQKRAHLELEGPIPPDTMWVKPGQAWYGNSDIKNPADAYLPLYHDQGLIPVKLMAFDRAVNTTIGLPFVRTSPDHGTAFDIAGKGIADATSMKAAIKLGVELVKQRYRV, encoded by the coding sequence ATGACTAATCAAGGTCCACGTTTGGCGGTAACATTGGGAGATCCTGCTGGAATCGGTTCAGAGGTGATTTTGAAGGCTTTGGCAGATTCGGAAGTTACCCAAAACTGTCATGTGGTTGTAGTGGGTTGTCGTGATTTACTCACTAAAGAGTATAAGAATTTAACTGCTAATACGAGTAATTGGGTATATTTGGCAAATCCAGCAGATTTATCTGTGATTGATGTGCCACATTCAGACGAAATTATGACCGGGGTGGGTAATGAGGTTAGTGGTGCGGCGAGTTTTGCTTATATGGAATGTGCCATAGCGCAAACTTTGGCTGGTGATTTTGATGGTATCGTCACAGCACCCATCGCTAAATCTGCTTGGAAAGCGGCTGGATGCAATTACCCAGGACAAACGGAACTGTTAGCCGAAAAAGCAGGTGTGGAGCGTTTTGGAATGTTATTTGTAGCGCGCTCGCCCTTTACAGGTTGGACTATCCGCGCTCTACTTGCTACTACACATATTCCTTTATGTAAAGTATCTGAAACCTTAACACCGCAATTATTAACAATGAAACTTGATTTATTAGAGGAGTGTTTACAAAGGGATTTTGGTATCGAAAATGGAAGAATTGCGATCGCAGGTTTAAATCCCCACAGTGGAGAAATGGGACAATTAGGACGAGAAGAAATAGATTGGCTAATTCCCTGGTTACAGGAAGAACGGCAAAAACGCGCCCACTTAGAACTAGAAGGACCTATACCGCCAGATACAATGTGGGTTAAACCTGGTCAAGCTTGGTATGGTAATTCTGATATCAAAAATCCCGCTGATGCTTACTTGCCACTTTACCATGACCAAGGTTTAATTCCCGTCAAGTTGATGGCCTTTGACCGCGCTGTAAATACCACCATTGGTTTACCATTTGTCAGAACTTCACCGGACCACGGAACCGCATTTGATATTGCGGGAAAGGGTATTGCTGACGCAACAAGTATGAAAGCAGCGATCAAGTTAGGAGTTGAGTTAGTGAAACAGAGGTATAGAGTGTAG
- a CDS encoding PetM family cytochrome b6-f complex subunit 7, with the protein MGSEILNAAMLSFGLIFVGWGIGALLLKIQGAEE; encoded by the coding sequence ATGGGCAGCGAAATCTTAAATGCAGCTATGTTGTCTTTCGGCTTAATCTTCGTAGGCTGGGGCATTGGTGCTTTGTTACTGAAAATTCAAGGCGCAGAAGAATAA